The Agrobacterium vitis region GTGATCATAGGACGCGGGGGATGGCCCGCGTCTTTCAGTTCGATGTCAGGTTCAGCTTTTACAGGGTGGATGGTTATTTGATCCGACCCCCGTGTGAGCCCATGTCCATCCTGCTGGCGAAAGCCATCCGCTATACCACCCTTGCCTGTTTAACTGGTCTGCTATCGTGCGGCGCCTACCTTGGCTATCTTCGGATGTCGGGCAATTTCCACGAGGTCATTCCAGGCGAATTCTACCGCTCTGCCCAACCCACGCCCGCCGATATCAAGGATTATGCCGGGCGCTACGGCATCAAGACCATCGTCAATCTGCGCGGCTCGTCACCCTCGCCCTGGTATGCGCAGGAAGTCGCAACCGCCCGGGAACTGGGCATCGACCATATCGATTTTCGCATGTCGGCTGCCAAGGGCCTGACCATCGACAAGGCCGAGGCGCTGGTTTCCCTGCTCAAATCCGCGCCAAAGCCCATCCTCATCCACTGTGAGGGCGGCGCTGACCGCAGCGGCCTCGCCTCTGTCATCTACCTGCAACAGATCG contains the following coding sequences:
- a CDS encoding tyrosine-protein phosphatase, with product MSILLAKAIRYTTLACLTGLLSCGAYLGYLRMSGNFHEVIPGEFYRSAQPTPADIKDYAGRYGIKTIVNLRGSSPSPWYAQEVATARELGIDHIDFRMSAAKGLTIDKAEALVSLLKSAPKPILIHCEGGADRSGLASVIYLQQIAGVQEDKAEQQLWPVIYGHVGIPYVTKAYAMDRSWLEFEKAMGIES